The Rhodospirillaceae bacterium genomic sequence ACCCTCTGCTGCCATTGATGTATAAAATCAGTGGGCAAAGTTGCAAAGCGATTGTCAAAAATTAATCCATAATTTGTGGTCATAGCCTTATTATAGGCGAAATCCTTGCCTTTTCAAGGGTAGCACTTGCCAATCGACAATCAAAGTAAGGTTACTTAAAATATCATTCTTTAAGAATATTTGAGGAATTAAGATAAATTTGGGGTGATATGATCCATTGCGCCTGTTTGCTGCGGAAAAGATAATAGCTTATTATTGGCCAGGTTCGCAACCATAAACTTTGGTATTTGCCTGGGGGGAAGATTGAACATGAGGAATCGCCCAAAAAAACGCTTATCCGTGAGCTTGCGGAGGAGCTAGGGATTACGGTTCCGATCGAATCCTTAACTTATGTTACAACTGTTATTGGCCCAAGTTTACGATGGCAAAGATCAGGTGACACTGATCTGTTTTGCCGGGGATATCCCCAATTCCTTCAAACCCTCGGCTGAAATTACTGAGGCCGCCTGGATTAAGAAAGATCAGCGCGAATTGATGGCCCCGGCTGTTCAATTATTGGTAGCAGGTAGGGGGTAAAACAACATATGAAATCAGTTGCAGCAGGTTGGGATTGGGTTTTGGCAAATAATTCGGCATCAGCCTTTTTAACAAGGCAGTAAATGTAATGGAAAGGGGTTTCCCTGCCAGCAAGCGTTTGCGGGAAACAGCTGGCCTGATAACCTGAATCCACAGCCCTTTCCAGAAAATGCGCTGATTCAAAACTCGACCATAGCAGCATTTGCCCATTTGTGGCCAAGCCATTCCACAGGGCTTGCAACCCTTGGGGCTGTGCAAAAAATGGTTGCTGTTTTGGGACAAGGCCTGTGGACCGTTATCAACATCCAGGATAATCATATCATAGCGTGTGCCAGATTGCATCATGGCCGCCACATCGGCGTGGTGCAGGGTCACACTGCGACAATTCTTCAAAATTGTGTTTGCAGATATTGCCGGTACCATCCCATGACAGCTGCGGAAATTTCGGCCACCTCTATTCTGCCCCGGGCACCCAGATTTTGGGCAATGCCCCGAGGGTATAGCCTTAACCCCAGCCCACCCAGCAAGATATGGGGGGTGGGGTTGCTGCACAAAAGAAACGGCCATTTCCCCAACCTATCTTGGGATTCATGGTTATAGCCATTCATCAGCTCCATCCCGTCCACCCGGATCATGTACCGGCCATCCCGGTGATACAGGTCGAATTGGTGTGAGGCAACGGTTGCGGTATCTAAATGGGTCCAGGCCATGAAAATATGCTCGATAAATGATAAAAACAGGGATAGACTAGCATGAAGCCAAGATTTGCTAAAGGAAATGTAATTTTTACGGATCTATCAACTTATTCATCAAGGGAGAAGAAAAATGAAAATCGGGATTGTTGGCTGTGGGAATGGGTTCACCGCCGCCTATGCCTGTGTTTTGCGGAGGTGGGAACAGAATTAGTATTGGTGGATAAAAACCACGCCTTGGCCCAAGCCCAGGCCGAGGATATTTTCCATGCCACCCCCTTTGCCGCCCCCATTCCTATCCACGCTGGATCATATGAAGAAATTGGCAGGGGCCGCCATCGTGATGATCGCTGCGGGTGTTAATCAACAAACCCATGAAAGTAGGCTTGATCTTTGGTAAAAGGCAATGCTGAGGTTTTTGCGGATATCATCCCCAAAATTCGGGCGGCGGCCCCGCATGCTATCCTCGTTAATGCGACCAATCCCGTTGATGTCATCGACCCATCCGATCGACCATTTTGGCAAGGACCAGACGAAGGGGCGGGTGATTGATTCCGGCACTATCCTGGATACCGCCCTTTTCGGGCTTTGTTAGGACAGCATTTGGGGACGTTTCACCCACTCTATTCAGGCTTATGTGTTGGGAGAACATGGTGTATTGAGGTATTGCATTGGTCGAGGGCGACCGGTTGCAAACATGCCGCTAGTTGATATGGCGGCCCAGGTAGCCCTGATCACGCAAAACCGCGCGCGCAGATTGATGAGCGGGTTCGCCGCGCCGTCCTTACCGCATTATTCAGGCAAGGGGGCCACTTGGTATGGGATTGGCGCTGGCAGGCCTGCATCGCCCAAGCCATTTTTACAAGATGAGCACGCGGTTTTAACCTGCTGCGTGCGCTTGCCGGAGGTTAGGGGATTACAGATGTAACTTTTCCTTACCCCATATTGTGGCAGGGGCAAGGGTGCGGCAAACCCCATACCCGCTTTTGGATAAAACCGAACGCCATCAGTTACGCCGTAGTGCCGAAATATTGAAACTCGCGATCCAGACAATAGGTTTGTAGGGCCGTGCGGGATATAAAAACCACGCTCTGAATCCTGATGAACTAATTATCCGTGATAGCGAATAGAAAAACTCCACCAACCTCAATGTTGATGACGGTGGTGGGTGTCTGGGAAATGTGGGTGGGTATGTATCAGCGGCTCATGACGGTGCTGATGGCGATGCTTGTTTGTTGGGGATATTGCCGGATGCTTATGGGAATGATGTTCATCATGACTATGCTCTCATGGTCATGATCCAGCATTTCGTGGAAGATGTTCTATGCCTATGTTGCTCTCGTTAAATGTAACCATGTGCCCAACGCCATGAGGGGTACCAGAGATCGCTATCCTGATACTCAGCGGTTCTCGAAGAGGGGATTGCCAAAGCTGCGGCAAAAAACGGCGCAACGGAAAAATAAGCGACCGTTCGAGCGGTGCCGAGATGGCGCAAGCCCACAATAAATAAAAAAGAGACTGATGCCATAAAGCAAGCCAACCAATAAAACAGGGTTGCCATCATTGTCGTGAGAGGTGGCCAGGTTGCGCCCAATATAAAGCGATCGTTACGTTTACACTACCTGCTATCAACCCTTTGATGGCAACAACCAGGTGGTATCGGCCAACGATATCTTGCGCGTTAGAGTTTGATCGATGCCCCATGCGAGGCAAGCGCCCCACAATAGCTAAAAGGCCATAGGGTTGAGAACTGAATCTGTTCAGGCCAGCTCAACAGGGTGGTGCCAACGATGGTAACCGTGCCGAAACAATCCGCCGGTCAAAATTTCCCCGGAAAGCAAACCACGCCAGTAAGGTTGTAAATACGCCTTCCATATTCAATAGAGATGACCTCCGAAGCGGCATCTTGCCAGTCCAAACATAAGCAATACCGGAGCAACGATGCCGCCTGCAAGAATTGCCCCAATCAACCAAGGCCATTCACTGGGAGATGGTGTCCTCACGCATGACGCGGTACAGCGAAAGCCCCATCTCGATCCTAAATAAAAACAAACCAGCCAAAAACCAAGGATTTGTATTTGATAACCATTTGGCCAGGAGTACTACTGCAAACAACAAAGCGCTATCGAGGCAGCCAATACATGGGCAGGTTATTACATGTTTCAGTTCATAATTGTCCAGCGTCTTCCAAAGTTTTGGGTGCATGTCTCCACCCATCTTAAAAACTATCTCCATATCGCAACGGGGGTG encodes the following:
- a CDS encoding NUDIX domain-containing protein, producing MPGGKIEHEESPKKTLIRELAEELGITVPIESLTYVTTVIGPSLRWQRSGDTDLFCRGYPQFLQTLG